Genomic window (Vampirovibrionales bacterium):
TTTGCAATGAAGCCCACTTGTTTTTCCACCTCCACACGCCCTGCATGCGCCCGGTTCGGGATGGGGCTTACAGCCGCGCAGAATGAGCGCGTAAATTCCCTGAGAAGCGCTCTGGCAGAGCGCGTCAGGAATCAAAGAAACAAGCCGGGCAAGGAAGACCCGGTTAATAGCGCGCCTCTATCATTGGAGCGAAATAATCACGCTTGCGATAGTTTGGCGCAGTTTATCCTGAGGGCGTCTCAATTCATCAAAGAGGGCATTCTGTCGTTCACGCCCCAAGAACAGGGCTCTCTTCAGCATTGCGTTGAGCAGGTTATCAAGGGCTTTCGCGAAACAGACCCTTATTCCAGTCAAGTGGACAAAACCTTACAGATCTTACAGCAGAGCGATGGTCCCTTGGCGCTACCGGCGTTGGTCGCGCCTATTATTGAGGCATACGAAGCTCAAACACGTCTTTCGGGCTACGTCCAGCAATTGGCCAACCGCAGGGCCCAAACCCCATAACCCCGCCCGCTTGCGCTCTTTTCTGCGCGTTCGGCGGGGGATCGACAGACGCGCCGCGCCTTGGATGAATGTTCGGGGCGCGGGGAGGCGACGAACGCGGTCACGCGGCCTCGCGCTTGCATCCCTGCTGAAAATACCGTTTAATAAGGGCGGGAGATTGACGCGCGTGACGGGTAACCGCTGGGCTTTCATCCAACTTTCGGGCGCGCTGCTGCTGGCGGCGAGCCTCATGGCCCTCAACGCCGGGCCGGTCGGCGCACAAGCGCTGAGCGAGGCGCGCAAAAACCAGCTCACCCAACAGGCGCTGGCCGGACATTATCAGGAAGTCGCGCCGTTTCTGCTGCCGCGGGCCACGCGCGGCGACCCGGAGATTCAATACCTGCTGGGCGTCGCCTACGAAAAAGGCAAACGCTACGAGGAGGCCATGCGCTGGTTTCAGCGCGCGGCGGATCAGGGGCATCAGGACGCGCTGTTCAGCGTCGCCTATCTGGTGGAAAAAGGGCTGGGCGTGACGCGCGACCCGGCTCAGGCGTTCCGGCGCTATCTGCGCGCAGCCGAAACCGGCATGCCCGAAGCCCAGCTCAAGGTCGGCATGCTGTACGAAGCGGGCCAAGGCGTGGAGAAAAATCCGCAGCAAGCCGCGCAGTGGTACCGCAAGGCGGCGGATCAGGGGTTTGCGCTGGCGCAATACGCTTATGGAGCCCTTGCGCAGGCGGGATCCGGCATGGCGGCCAATGCAGCGGAAGCATTCCGGTATTTTAAGCAGGCG
Coding sequences:
- a CDS encoding SEL1-like repeat protein, with translation MTGNRWAFIQLSGALLLAASLMALNAGPVGAQALSEARKNQLTQQALAGHYQEVAPFLLPRATRGDPEIQYLLGVAYEKGKRYEEAMRWFQRAADQGHQDALFSVAYLVEKGLGVTRDPAQAFRRYLRAAETGMPEAQLKVGMLYEAGQGVEKNPQQAAQWYRKAADQGFALAQYAYGALAQAGSGMAANAAEAFRYFKQAADRGLAIAQLRASVMLESGEGVTKSIQDSVRYAQKAAAQGYDEAQLKLGLMYEEGLDGGAPQYEDAAKWYRKAAEQGNDYAQMALGTFYLLGQGVDQDYVQGYAWLDVASRNGNAEAESWLKTIVRDMSAKQIAAAQRRAIAWRKPAPQGLK